The genomic window CTACTCCAGATAATTTTAACCTTTCATAATCCTCTTTAACAAACCCTTTTCTTCCAGATACATTTTCTGCTTGACCAATAACAAAGTCTATGTAATATTCTTTTCTTATTATTGGAAGTAATTCTTCAACAAACTCAATTCCAGGTTCTCCAAATATATCGCCAATAAATAATAATTTAAGTTTTTGATTAGTCATTTTACCGTTTTCTACAAAATGAATTAATATTTATTAAATTATATATATTTATTTAAAGTATTTTATTTTCTATTTCATTTAGTAAAACTCCATCACAAATTAATACATCTCTCATAGTTTTTTTGCCTTGAGCTAAATTTTTGCCCTCATAAGAGTATCATGAACCCTTCTTTACTAAAACATTTTTTTCGACTGCTTCATCTATTATTTCACCAATTCTGTCAATGCCGCATGAAAAAAGTAATTCTGTATCCATTTTTTTATAAGGAGCTGCTAATTTATTTTTTACTACTTTAATTTTTAATTCGTTTCCAACAGTATCTTTACCATCAACTATGGGTTGGCCTTTTCTTACCTCAAGTCTTATTGAAGCATAAAATTTTAACGCTCTACCTCCTGTTGTGGTTTCTGGATTACCATAACAAACACCAACTTTCTCTCTTATTTGATTAATAAAAATAATTGTAGTTTTATTTTTGTTAGAAATCGAAGTTATTTTTCTTAATGCTTTAGACATTAACCTTGCTTGAGAACCAATTTGTTGTTCTCTCATATCTCCATTCAACTCAGATTCTGGCACTAAGGCAGCTACTGAATCCACAACTATCAAATCAATATTCCCTG from Mycoplasma anserisalpingitidis includes these protein-coding regions:
- the recA gene encoding recombinase RecA gives rise to the protein MSDKKKIIDEAILEISKKFGNESIMYLGDVPHADVDTFSSGSFKLNDILGIGGWPKGRIIEIYGPESSGKTTLCLHAVAEIQKKGGIAAFIDAEHSIDPVYAGKIGVDVEKLLISQPDSGEQALEIVDMLSKSGNIDLIVVDSVAALVPESELNGDMREQQIGSQARLMSKALRKITSISNKNKTTIIFINQIREKVGVCYGNPETTTGGRALKFYASIRLEVRKGQPIVDGKDTVGNELKIKVVKNKLAAPYKKMDTELLFSCGIDRIGEIIDEAVEKNVLVKKGSWYSYEGKNLAQGKKTMRDVLICDGVLLNEIENKIL